Proteins encoded within one genomic window of Gracilimonas sp.:
- a CDS encoding bile acid:sodium symporter family protein, with protein sequence MNESIDALQLNLDSGGLHIMNLSLAIIMFGVALELTIEDFKKVAKNPKGTIVGLSSQFILLPALTFLLVLLLKPHPSFALGMMMVAACPGGNISNFFSLLARGNAALSVSMTAFATFLSIIMTPFNFAFWASLYGPTNAILTQIHLDLFEVFRIIVLILGIPLLLGMTLRHFRDKLSQIISPYIKNFGIIFFAGFVIVAFSMNFENFISYVHLVVVLVFLHNSIALMCGYGIGYLFKLPRKDRKSIAIETGIQNSGLGLLLIFNFFDGLGGMALVAAWWGIWHIVAGLSIGWYWSIGKSTLQRVFSNA encoded by the coding sequence ATGAATGAATCAATAGACGCACTTCAATTGAATCTGGACAGCGGCGGGTTGCATATTATGAACTTGTCCCTGGCCATTATCATGTTTGGGGTGGCCCTGGAACTGACTATTGAGGACTTTAAGAAAGTGGCCAAAAATCCAAAAGGCACGATTGTAGGTTTGTCTTCACAATTTATTCTCCTTCCTGCCCTCACTTTTTTACTGGTCTTACTGCTCAAACCACACCCCAGTTTTGCCTTGGGCATGATGATGGTAGCAGCATGTCCCGGAGGTAATATTTCAAATTTTTTCTCCCTTCTTGCTCGTGGCAATGCTGCCCTTTCGGTAAGCATGACGGCTTTTGCTACCTTCCTTTCTATAATCATGACTCCTTTTAACTTTGCTTTTTGGGCGAGTTTGTACGGGCCAACCAATGCCATTTTAACTCAAATTCATCTCGATCTTTTTGAAGTATTTCGAATCATTGTGCTCATCCTCGGTATTCCACTGTTATTAGGGATGACACTCCGGCATTTCAGAGACAAACTCTCCCAGATTATTTCCCCGTACATCAAAAACTTTGGAATCATCTTTTTTGCAGGATTTGTTATCGTGGCTTTCAGTATGAACTTTGAGAATTTTATCAGTTATGTACATTTAGTGGTTGTACTGGTATTCCTTCACAATTCTATTGCCCTTATGTGCGGATATGGAATAGGATACCTCTTCAAGCTCCCACGAAAAGACCGAAAATCAATTGCTATTGAAACCGGAATTCAAAATTCAGGCTTGGGATTGCTGCTTATTTTTAATTTCTTTGACGGCCTCGGAGGCATGGCTTTAGTTGCAGCCTGGTGGGGCATTTGGCACATTGTAGCCGGTCTCAGTATCGGATGGTACTGGTCAATAGGAAAATCAACTTTACAACGCGTCTTTTCTAATGCGTGA
- a CDS encoding HPr family phosphocarrier protein: MIKKKITIKNTAGLHARPSAQLVKLASKYKSDFYIHSYGYRVNGKSILGVMTLAAEHGAELELELDGADEKEALEAIVDAIESKFGMEED; this comes from the coding sequence ATGATCAAAAAGAAAATAACAATAAAAAATACAGCAGGCTTGCATGCCCGACCATCTGCACAACTGGTCAAGTTAGCAAGTAAATATAAATCCGATTTCTATATCCACAGTTATGGGTATAGGGTGAATGGGAAAAGTATATTAGGGGTGATGACCCTGGCTGCTGAGCATGGCGCAGAATTGGAACTAGAGCTTGACGGGGCAGATGAAAAAGAAGCTTTGGAGGCGATAGTTGATGCCATTGAGAGCAAATTTGGAATGGAAGAGGACTAA
- the gatC gene encoding Asp-tRNA(Asn)/Glu-tRNA(Gln) amidotransferase subunit GatC → MSVTEKDVQYIANLARLQLNQEEAKSFAGDMNKILDYMELLNEADTENVEPLEHVIELDSRFRKDEAKEPLSHEDALKNAPDADSDYFRVPKVIE, encoded by the coding sequence ATGTCAGTTACTGAAAAAGACGTACAATACATTGCTAACCTTGCAAGACTTCAACTTAATCAGGAAGAAGCAAAATCCTTTGCAGGAGATATGAACAAAATTCTTGATTACATGGAGTTACTGAATGAGGCAGATACTGAAAACGTGGAGCCACTTGAGCACGTTATTGAGTTAGATAGCCGATTCCGCAAAGATGAGGCAAAAGAACCTCTCTCTCATGAGGATGCCCTTAAAAATGCCCCAGATGCCGACAGTGACTATTTCCGTGTACCAAAAGTGATTGAATAA
- a CDS encoding VOC family protein, producing the protein MNKIQPFHLAFPVKDLEESYKFYHDLLGCETGRTSDDWIDFNMWGHQVVAHLSPDEAKESAMNAVDGKGVPVRHFGVILEMDEWKALAEKLENEGIEFVIEPYIRFKGEPGEQATMFFLDPSGNALEFKAFADESRIFAK; encoded by the coding sequence ATGAATAAAATCCAGCCATTTCATCTAGCATTTCCTGTTAAAGACCTCGAAGAATCCTACAAGTTTTACCATGATTTATTGGGCTGTGAAACCGGTCGTACGTCTGATGACTGGATTGATTTTAATATGTGGGGACATCAGGTAGTGGCCCATCTAAGCCCGGATGAAGCTAAAGAATCAGCTATGAATGCCGTAGATGGAAAAGGCGTACCGGTTCGACATTTTGGGGTAATCCTGGAGATGGACGAATGGAAAGCACTGGCCGAAAAATTAGAAAATGAAGGTATTGAATTTGTGATCGAACCTTACATTCGTTTCAAAGGGGAGCCGGGCGAGCAGGCTACGATGTTTTTTCTTGATCCAAGCGGCAACGCTCTGGAGTTTAAAGCTTTTGCAGATGAAAGCCGGATTTTCGCGAAGTAG
- a CDS encoding YfhO family protein, translating into MPDTNSASNQDFFSSLSETRQHIIALLILFLIPFFLFTATTIGGKEFQRHDITQWRASAESVIEYREIYDKEPLWVNNMFGGMPSFVVSTKVQVPHLDRIAPLFRNIYPAFQYWVLLSGTYFLLIIMGFRSLSSVFGSLMYGLTAYFPIIIVAGHTNKFAALTFIPWMIAGYWLLTRKEKKLPGLLLFTVALTLELRAGHPQITYYFFYLLGFLWVFDTWNSYKKQNLKSWSVVTGFLALGTILSIFGHAEKLLPLQEYASYSLRGGSALDNSTGLDSGYAFAWSQGIKETWTLLIPNYFGGASPEYWGPKSFTSGPHYLGALSLPFILFALFRQRSKIMYIFFVAGTLGMMFAWGENFRMLNQFAFDYIPYFDKFRAPETWLTLTAFCYTVVAVYGLDWFVDFVKDKKADLKKLYIPLGLSGAVLIFLFIQINSTNFTKPGEVENIANQIAQQNQVSPTNPQVQRRAESYVNAELVPEREEKAKSDLLRFAIILIISTGLMYIVFVQKIPLSIGLFGFILIAGFDLLSVDKRYIPENALVEGNVSSKDLLESQRRDIDTFIQDNISENTAYPFRVFPLLDNPYSSATPSYFYPNIGGYTAAKLSIIQDVLYNGGPLDVSSRDFNPDLLNLLNVKYLTYREGLPLPGFEPVFQSQSGVVYENQNVLSKAFFVDSVITVQDPPEAFNYLKPGQLDFATTAVVENSEPISSSPDTTASVEITNYTGPEISIDISREKPGFLVLSEIYYPAGWIAELNGEEIPIYKTNYLLRGMEIPAGEHDLELRFEPQSWKIGVLLSWISLFAQILIAGLWCFTWFKNRGSGDS; encoded by the coding sequence ATGCCCGATACAAACTCTGCTTCAAACCAGGATTTCTTTTCCAGCCTTTCTGAAACCCGGCAGCATATCATAGCCTTGCTGATACTTTTTCTGATTCCCTTTTTCCTCTTTACAGCTACAACCATCGGTGGAAAAGAGTTTCAGCGACACGATATTACCCAGTGGCGGGCAAGTGCTGAATCGGTAATTGAATACCGTGAAATATATGACAAAGAACCCCTTTGGGTTAATAATATGTTTGGTGGAATGCCGTCCTTTGTAGTATCAACAAAAGTTCAAGTTCCGCATTTAGACAGAATTGCCCCACTTTTCAGGAATATTTACCCCGCTTTTCAGTATTGGGTGCTGCTTTCCGGTACTTACTTTTTATTGATAATAATGGGTTTCAGGAGCCTGAGTTCTGTATTTGGAAGCCTTATGTATGGCCTTACTGCTTACTTCCCGATAATAATTGTAGCCGGCCATACCAATAAATTTGCCGCTCTTACCTTTATCCCATGGATGATAGCAGGTTACTGGCTGCTCACACGAAAAGAAAAGAAACTGCCCGGACTGCTTTTATTTACTGTGGCTTTGACTTTGGAATTACGAGCCGGCCACCCCCAGATTACATATTACTTCTTCTATTTACTTGGCTTCCTTTGGGTTTTTGATACGTGGAATTCTTACAAAAAACAAAACCTGAAAAGTTGGAGTGTTGTCACCGGCTTTTTAGCTCTTGGAACCATCCTAAGTATCTTTGGACACGCTGAAAAATTACTGCCTCTCCAGGAATATGCCAGCTATAGTTTACGGGGCGGTTCCGCTCTGGATAATTCAACCGGACTTGATTCCGGATATGCATTTGCATGGTCACAGGGAATAAAAGAAACCTGGACACTTTTAATTCCTAATTATTTTGGAGGAGCCTCACCTGAATATTGGGGACCTAAATCTTTTACTTCAGGACCGCATTATTTGGGTGCCCTCAGCCTTCCATTTATTTTGTTCGCCCTTTTTCGGCAACGCAGTAAAATCATGTACATATTTTTTGTCGCAGGAACGCTTGGAATGATGTTCGCCTGGGGTGAGAACTTTCGTATGCTGAACCAATTTGCTTTCGACTACATCCCCTATTTTGATAAATTTCGTGCCCCCGAAACCTGGCTTACGTTAACCGCTTTTTGTTATACTGTAGTTGCTGTTTATGGCTTAGACTGGTTTGTAGACTTTGTTAAAGACAAAAAGGCTGACCTTAAAAAACTTTACATCCCATTGGGTTTATCCGGTGCAGTGTTGATTTTTCTCTTTATCCAAATCAATTCCACTAATTTTACAAAACCCGGTGAAGTTGAAAACATTGCAAATCAAATTGCTCAACAGAACCAGGTGAGTCCCACCAATCCCCAGGTACAGCGAAGGGCGGAAAGTTATGTAAACGCTGAATTGGTGCCCGAGCGTGAGGAAAAAGCTAAAAGTGATCTATTGAGATTTGCCATCATTTTGATCATTAGCACCGGATTGATGTATATAGTTTTCGTTCAAAAAATTCCACTTTCTATTGGCCTTTTTGGCTTTATACTGATTGCAGGATTTGACTTACTAAGTGTAGATAAACGATATATCCCGGAGAACGCTCTTGTAGAAGGTAACGTAAGCTCAAAAGATCTATTAGAATCTCAGAGAAGGGATATTGATACTTTTATCCAGGATAATATTTCAGAAAATACCGCTTACCCCTTCCGTGTATTTCCGCTTTTAGATAATCCGTATAGCAGTGCTACCCCTTCTTATTTTTATCCCAATATTGGCGGATATACCGCGGCTAAGTTAAGTATTATTCAAGATGTATTGTATAACGGCGGGCCACTGGATGTGAGCAGCCGCGACTTCAATCCTGATCTTCTTAATCTTTTGAATGTTAAGTACCTAACTTACCGGGAAGGCTTGCCACTTCCGGGGTTTGAACCTGTTTTCCAAAGCCAGAGCGGAGTTGTTTATGAAAACCAAAATGTGTTGTCCAAAGCCTTTTTTGTGGATTCAGTAATTACTGTTCAAGATCCCCCGGAAGCTTTTAACTATCTCAAACCCGGACAACTTGATTTTGCAACAACGGCTGTGGTTGAAAATTCAGAACCCATTTCATCATCTCCTGATACGACGGCGTCTGTGGAAATAACCAACTATACCGGCCCGGAAATATCCATTGATATTTCAAGAGAAAAACCCGGCTTTTTGGTACTCAGTGAAATCTATTATCCCGCGGGATGGATCGCCGAATTGAATGGAGAAGAGATTCCTATTTATAAAACCAATTATTTGCTGCGCGGGATGGAAATACCGGCCGGTGAACATGACCTTGAACTTCGGTTTGAGCCTCAATCCTGGAAAATCGGGGTCTTACTATCTTGGATTTCACTTTTCGCTCAAATATTAATTGCCGGATTGTGGTGCTTTACCTGGTTTAAAAACCGTGGTTCCGGTGACTCGTAA
- a CDS encoding superoxide dismutase family protein, producing the protein MKLLTFLTTFFMIVTGCTRTVEKEVIKSNFDHTELVATVMPVGDSNVSGSVTFSESEEGVMVRGNFEGLEPGNHGFHIHEYGDCRAEDGTSAGGHFNPAGNNHGAPSDMERHMGDLGNIEADESGIAAVDYTDATVTLEQILGRGIIIHAGEDDLESQPTGAAGSRVACGVIGIAQN; encoded by the coding sequence ATGAAACTCCTTACTTTTTTGACCACATTTTTCATGATTGTAACCGGTTGTACAAGAACCGTAGAAAAGGAAGTAATCAAATCAAACTTTGATCATACAGAATTAGTTGCCACAGTAATGCCTGTCGGTGATAGCAACGTTTCCGGCTCTGTTACTTTTTCTGAATCCGAAGAGGGTGTTATGGTCAGGGGAAATTTTGAAGGACTTGAACCCGGAAATCATGGCTTTCACATTCACGAGTACGGTGATTGCAGGGCCGAAGACGGGACCAGTGCCGGTGGCCACTTTAATCCTGCCGGAAACAACCATGGCGCTCCATCTGACATGGAACGCCACATGGGCGATCTTGGAAATATTGAAGCTGATGAAAGTGGAATTGCAGCGGTTGATTATACCGATGCCACAGTAACTCTTGAACAAATATTAGGGCGTGGAATCATCATCCATGCGGGAGAAGATGATTTAGAGTCTCAACCTACCGGTGCGGCAGGAAGCAGAGTTGCGTGCGGTGTAATTGGGATTGCTCAAAACTAA
- a CDS encoding ABC-F family ATP-binding cassette domain-containing protein: protein MLALENITLHLGDRELLDGVSTFINPGERIGLVGPNGAGKSTLLKIIMGIQEADEGTIALANEETLGYLPQDGVDPDFTLTVLEEVETAFSELFDLEMKVKGIQEKLSQVDPQGKEYEKLMERYGVLQTELESSGLYELRSEVEKVLMGLGFSNEDFHRNTSEFSGGWLMRIALAKLLLKRPTYLLLDEPTNHLDIESLQWMENFLNSYEGAVVVVSHDKAFLDTITTRTLALRSGEISDYAGNYSFYEKKWEEERELLLNAQKNQEKQIKETQEFIDRFRYKASKARQVQSRVKQLEKMERIKVEDEQSKVSFRFPEPPRSGQVVMKLENLHKSYGEHQVFSGIDYEIERGDKIAIVGPNGAGKSTLIRILAGNEPFQKGNRIEGHNVTVNYFAQHQADELDPKRDALETLHDAGSGEKESRLRTILGCFLFQGDDVFKKVKVLSGGEKSRLALAKMLLSPANLLIFDEPTNHLDMSSKNILQQAIQQYEGTCLIVSHDRAFLDPIVNKVLEVQPGYIKTYLGNVSYYLTRKKEESEADTAEPSPQKENESENSQFSRKEQRRIEAEKRNELSRRTKPIRKNIEALEKEIEEKELRKEEIEELMAKPDFYDDPEKVKKFSLEYDQLKADLTDRYSKWEEYQNRMEVIEDELKADS from the coding sequence TTGTTAGCACTCGAAAACATTACTTTGCATTTAGGCGACCGCGAACTTCTCGACGGCGTCAGTACGTTCATCAATCCCGGAGAACGCATTGGACTGGTAGGTCCGAATGGAGCCGGAAAATCTACCTTGCTCAAGATCATTATGGGCATTCAGGAAGCCGATGAAGGAACTATTGCGCTTGCTAACGAGGAAACACTGGGGTATCTCCCACAGGATGGGGTTGATCCGGATTTCACCCTTACGGTTCTGGAAGAAGTGGAAACGGCCTTTTCTGAATTATTCGACTTGGAAATGAAGGTAAAGGGCATTCAGGAAAAGTTATCTCAGGTAGATCCGCAAGGCAAAGAATATGAAAAGCTGATGGAGCGTTACGGTGTTTTACAGACTGAGTTGGAATCGTCCGGATTGTATGAGTTGCGCTCGGAGGTAGAAAAGGTGCTCATGGGACTTGGCTTTAGCAACGAAGATTTTCACCGAAATACGTCCGAATTTAGCGGAGGCTGGCTGATGAGAATTGCCCTGGCCAAGTTGTTGCTTAAACGTCCTACCTATCTCCTTTTGGATGAGCCGACCAACCATCTCGATATCGAATCGCTTCAATGGATGGAGAACTTTCTGAATAGTTATGAAGGAGCTGTAGTGGTAGTTTCCCACGATAAGGCTTTTCTGGATACCATTACCACCCGCACGCTGGCTTTACGCAGTGGCGAAATCAGTGATTATGCGGGTAATTATTCATTCTATGAGAAAAAATGGGAGGAAGAACGCGAACTGCTTTTGAATGCGCAGAAAAATCAAGAGAAGCAGATTAAAGAAACCCAGGAATTTATTGACCGGTTTCGCTATAAAGCCAGCAAAGCACGTCAGGTGCAAAGCCGGGTTAAGCAACTGGAAAAAATGGAGCGCATCAAAGTTGAAGATGAGCAGAGTAAAGTTTCTTTTCGCTTCCCCGAACCGCCCCGCAGCGGACAAGTAGTGATGAAACTTGAAAATCTGCACAAAAGTTACGGTGAGCACCAGGTATTTTCGGGTATTGATTATGAAATTGAACGCGGGGATAAAATCGCGATCGTGGGGCCGAATGGTGCCGGAAAATCAACTCTGATTCGGATTTTGGCCGGTAATGAACCCTTTCAAAAAGGTAACCGGATTGAAGGTCACAATGTCACCGTAAATTATTTTGCCCAGCATCAAGCTGATGAACTTGACCCAAAACGCGATGCCCTCGAAACCTTGCATGATGCCGGCTCAGGTGAAAAAGAAAGCAGGCTCAGAACCATTCTCGGATGTTTCCTTTTCCAGGGAGATGACGTGTTTAAAAAAGTAAAGGTGCTTTCCGGAGGAGAAAAAAGTCGCCTGGCCTTGGCAAAAATGTTGCTCTCGCCTGCCAATCTTTTGATTTTTGATGAGCCCACCAATCACCTGGATATGAGCAGTAAGAATATCTTGCAGCAGGCCATTCAGCAATATGAAGGGACGTGTTTGATTGTATCTCACGACCGGGCTTTCCTTGATCCGATTGTAAATAAAGTGTTGGAAGTACAACCGGGGTACATCAAAACTTATCTCGGAAACGTATCTTATTATCTGACCCGCAAAAAAGAGGAATCGGAGGCGGATACAGCCGAGCCTTCACCCCAAAAGGAAAATGAGTCTGAGAATAGCCAGTTCTCCAGAAAGGAACAAAGGCGTATTGAGGCCGAAAAAAGGAATGAATTGAGCCGTCGCACAAAGCCTATTCGAAAGAATATTGAAGCTTTGGAAAAAGAAATTGAAGAAAAAGAGCTTCGTAAAGAAGAAATTGAGGAACTCATGGCAAAACCCGATTTTTACGATGATCCGGAAAAAGTAAAAAAATTCTCATTAGAATATGACCAACTCAAAGCCGACCTTACGGACCGATATTCCAAGTGGGAAGAGTATCAAAACCGAATGGAAGTAATTGAGGATGAATTGAAAGCAGACAGTTGA
- a CDS encoding 1-acyl-sn-glycerol-3-phosphate acyltransferase encodes MREKNYLWYQFWRHTVVGNGLKFFYSKVKTSGKENLPEDKPILYVPNHQNSFMDALHVATTTKPVIYFLTRAQAFKPDIIGKFLWSINMMPVYRVRDGFSSIQKNNAIFEKCIKYLKNKDTVLVFAEANHNLKRRIRPLSKGFTRIAFGAEEKYNWELDLQIVPVGVNYSEHQSGGNTVQVNYGMPIPVSKYKEAFLADEKEAVEEMKEEVSTAMKKLVFHVANLEEYPLQKILWDDLEPDELKIINPDIANDRIQRTEPHLTEELINEASELDKIAEKNKVKLKEVAYGKELKPKDFILFPFYAFSFLNNIIPYQPIRHLILNVIKDRAFDASIKFLASLFLLPSFYAIVSLILAISGVPSIYIWAYLGLSVITAPLFKRAKKLFTPTSAQRLKKKKPKLFQEIKSRLETFKKLRSSILNE; translated from the coding sequence ATGCGTGAAAAAAATTATCTGTGGTATCAATTTTGGCGACATACCGTAGTAGGAAACGGATTAAAATTTTTCTACTCAAAGGTTAAAACTTCCGGGAAGGAAAATCTTCCTGAAGATAAACCGATTCTATATGTACCTAATCATCAGAATTCCTTTATGGATGCCCTTCATGTAGCTACCACTACAAAGCCTGTTATTTATTTTTTAACACGCGCTCAGGCATTTAAGCCCGATATTATCGGAAAGTTTTTGTGGTCTATCAACATGATGCCTGTATACCGGGTTCGGGATGGATTCAGTTCGATTCAAAAAAACAATGCTATTTTTGAGAAGTGCATTAAATACCTCAAAAATAAAGATACCGTTCTGGTTTTTGCTGAGGCCAATCATAACTTGAAACGGCGAATCCGACCTCTAAGTAAAGGATTTACCAGAATTGCCTTTGGTGCCGAGGAAAAATATAACTGGGAATTAGATTTACAGATTGTACCGGTTGGCGTGAATTACAGTGAGCATCAATCCGGAGGGAACACCGTACAGGTTAACTACGGAATGCCTATCCCGGTAAGCAAATATAAAGAGGCGTTTCTTGCCGATGAAAAAGAAGCTGTAGAGGAAATGAAAGAAGAGGTTTCCACAGCAATGAAAAAGCTGGTTTTTCATGTAGCCAATCTGGAGGAATATCCCCTGCAAAAAATTCTTTGGGATGATTTAGAACCTGACGAGTTGAAGATTATAAATCCTGATATAGCCAACGATCGGATTCAAAGAACCGAGCCACACCTGACGGAGGAGTTAATAAACGAAGCAAGTGAACTCGATAAAATTGCTGAAAAAAATAAGGTGAAATTAAAAGAAGTAGCCTATGGAAAAGAATTGAAGCCTAAAGATTTTATACTTTTTCCATTTTATGCCTTTTCATTTCTAAACAACATCATCCCCTACCAACCGATACGACACCTGATCCTAAATGTAATTAAAGACCGTGCCTTTGATGCTTCCATTAAATTCCTGGCCAGTCTTTTCCTGCTTCCGTCATTCTATGCCATTGTAAGTTTAATTTTGGCCATTTCCGGCGTTCCAAGTATATATATTTGGGCATACCTCGGCTTGAGTGTGATTACCGCTCCTTTATTTAAAAGGGCCAAAAAACTTTTTACCCCAACAAGTGCTCAGCGACTTAAAAAGAAAAAACCTAAACTTTTTCAGGAAATTAAATCGCGTTTAGAAACATTTAAAAAGCTTCGCAGTTCAATTTTAAATGAATGA
- the ptsP gene encoding phosphoenolpyruvate--protein phosphotransferase — MKTSKTKELIIKGRTAASGIAIGNAVLINSESKTVTPTSIKENEVLGHKERFSKARENLVAELEQMSGELKDSGTAEIIDTHQQIIRDPEIEKNVFDIVENKLLSVDFAVYQTYCSFIERLKESGSELFRQRIIDLEDIRDRFIAEVCDQKNKEPIKKGSVIVTKQISPTDLVSYYEDGAVGLVMEKGGITSHAAIIAKSLGMPCIVNADGVTKEADKDKSVVLDADAGALILNPSKKTIQSYRKKAKTQKKLAKEKAADEFETADGVPFKLLANIEFEAEVAKVEENRAQGVGLLRTESLLFGKRVRKSVEDQEAFYEEIVSKTTGPVTIRLFDIGGDKNARRPLKEANPFLGWRGIRLLLDEKKLLRSQLQAILTVAGRYPGRVKILVPMVSVIDEVRQIRNEIEKIQGALLSSGGQIDENVPLGLMVEVPSVAISAYQFAKEADFLSIGTNDLTQYTLAVDRGNERIHTLFQHYHPSVLKLIKMTAEGAEKADIEVSVCGELAGDEIGAACLLGLGIKELSMVPNSVLKINELLSSRPLKDFQELATSAIELSSSEELERLYGEWSQN, encoded by the coding sequence ATGAAGACCTCTAAAACAAAAGAACTTATTATTAAAGGACGAACCGCTGCTTCAGGCATAGCAATTGGTAATGCTGTATTAATAAATTCTGAATCCAAAACGGTTACCCCAACTTCTATAAAAGAAAATGAGGTATTGGGCCATAAAGAGCGATTTTCAAAAGCGAGAGAAAATCTTGTGGCGGAGCTTGAGCAAATGTCCGGTGAGTTAAAAGATTCGGGTACGGCTGAAATTATTGATACTCATCAGCAAATTATACGGGATCCGGAAATTGAGAAGAACGTTTTTGATATTGTCGAAAACAAATTATTGAGCGTGGATTTTGCGGTATATCAAACCTACTGTTCGTTTATTGAACGCCTCAAGGAAAGCGGATCTGAGCTTTTTCGTCAACGCATTATTGACCTGGAAGATATCCGGGACCGGTTTATTGCTGAAGTCTGTGATCAAAAAAATAAAGAGCCTATCAAGAAAGGTTCGGTAATTGTGACAAAACAAATTAGTCCAACCGACCTGGTTTCATATTATGAAGATGGTGCGGTTGGCTTAGTTATGGAAAAAGGTGGAATTACCTCCCATGCTGCCATTATTGCCAAGTCATTGGGGATGCCTTGTATTGTAAATGCAGATGGTGTAACCAAAGAAGCAGATAAGGATAAGTCGGTTGTTTTAGATGCCGATGCAGGTGCTTTGATTTTAAATCCAAGCAAAAAAACGATTCAGTCATACAGGAAAAAAGCTAAAACGCAGAAAAAACTTGCTAAGGAAAAAGCAGCGGATGAATTTGAAACGGCGGATGGAGTTCCGTTTAAACTTTTGGCAAATATTGAGTTTGAAGCGGAAGTTGCCAAAGTCGAAGAAAACAGAGCTCAGGGCGTTGGATTATTAAGAACGGAAAGCCTGTTATTTGGAAAGCGAGTCCGAAAAAGTGTAGAAGACCAGGAAGCTTTTTATGAAGAAATTGTTTCGAAAACAACCGGCCCGGTAACTATTCGTTTATTTGATATTGGAGGAGATAAAAATGCACGTCGACCTCTCAAAGAAGCAAATCCATTTTTAGGTTGGCGGGGAATTCGATTGCTGCTGGATGAAAAAAAATTACTACGTAGCCAGCTTCAGGCTATTCTAACAGTGGCAGGGAGATATCCCGGACGAGTTAAAATACTGGTTCCTATGGTATCGGTGATTGATGAAGTACGGCAGATCAGAAATGAAATTGAGAAAATTCAGGGAGCATTGCTTTCATCGGGGGGGCAGATTGATGAAAATGTTCCCTTGGGGTTGATGGTAGAAGTACCTAGCGTAGCAATTTCAGCTTATCAGTTTGCCAAAGAGGCAGATTTTTTGAGTATTGGAACAAATGACCTAACCCAGTACACGCTTGCCGTAGACCGAGGAAATGAGCGAATTCATACTCTTTTTCAGCATTATCATCCTTCGGTACTTAAGTTGATTAAAATGACAGCAGAAGGAGCAGAAAAAGCAGATATTGAAGTGAGTGTTTGCGGTGAGCTTGCCGGAGATGAAATTGGAGCTGCTTGCCTGCTGGGTCTTGGAATTAAAGAATTAAGTATGGTTCCAAATTCAGTATTGAAAATAAATGAATTACTAAGTTCCCGGCCTCTTAAAGATTTTCAGGAATTAGCAACCTCAGCTATAGAACTCTCATCCTCCGAAGAACTGGAGCGGCTCTACGGAGAATGGAGTCAAAATTAA